The Candidatus Nitrosocosmicus franklandus genome contains a region encoding:
- a CDS encoding AsnC family transcriptional regulator codes for MDAIDLRILNQLGLNCRTSFRNIARSINFTTKSVKERVDSMIASGVINRFIVLVDPSALGYSRVVSFALKKDLIDKETIEKIKQIGDIQFEFTVLGGVKGFSLLTKDESQSHNRVENMVRFLQPALLGAIVQDQLSDEKLKIKKKLKRLDYQIIRQLVLNPRIELHVMAKSLSVSSKTISRRLDKLQENHILEFTVLPNPREIKGHVVFFIDIKIKSDKKFKNVSENIYHQLQDYLILSRIFNSKDTIGLVLVCEAIIDVENIRSLIEIIDGVCQCRVFLPTTIEYNQETILDAIDRVSLEVL; via the coding sequence TTGGATGCAATAGATTTGCGAATTCTAAACCAGTTAGGGCTAAACTGCAGGACATCATTTAGGAACATTGCAAGGTCCATCAATTTTACAACAAAAAGTGTTAAGGAAAGAGTTGATAGCATGATCGCGTCTGGTGTTATAAATAGGTTTATCGTATTAGTTGATCCATCAGCCCTTGGATATAGCAGAGTAGTCTCCTTTGCACTTAAAAAAGATCTTATTGATAAGGAGACCATTGAGAAGATTAAACAGATTGGCGATATTCAGTTTGAGTTTACCGTACTTGGAGGAGTTAAAGGTTTTTCATTATTGACAAAAGATGAGTCACAATCGCACAATCGGGTAGAAAATATGGTTAGATTCCTACAACCTGCTTTACTGGGTGCAATAGTCCAAGATCAGTTATCCGACGAAAAGCTAAAAATAAAAAAGAAATTGAAAAGACTGGACTATCAGATAATAAGACAGCTGGTTTTGAATCCAAGAATTGAGCTACATGTTATGGCAAAAAGCCTCTCTGTCTCTTCTAAAACCATTAGTAGAAGGCTTGACAAGTTGCAGGAGAATCACATATTGGAGTTTACAGTATTACCAAATCCTAGAGAAATAAAGGGCCATGTGGTATTTTTTATAGATATAAAAATTAAATCAGATAAGAAATTTAAGAACGTTTCTGAAAATATTTATCATCAACTACAAGATTATTTGATTCTGTCTCGTATATTCAACAGTAAGGATACTATTGGACTAGTATTAGTTTGCGAAGCAATTATAGATGTGGAAAATATTAGATCATTAATAGAAATAATTGATGGTGTATGTCAGTGTCGGGTGTTTTTGCCCACTACGATTGAATATAATCAAGAAACGATACTAGATGCAATTGATCGGGTTAGTTTAGAAGTTCTCTGA
- a CDS encoding phytoene desaturase family protein, which translates to MSNSPSVYYDALVIGAGHNGLTCACYLAKAGLKVLVLEDYKSIGGMTLTEEITLPGFKSDIHAFGYSLATVSPVPDELNLKSHGFELIYPEVSISHLFPNNHGYITMYKSLEKTLESIRKYSERDAQSWKKIFDEYMRNRDSIVSMINSPPINPLIEDSRSDSSEKKVTTEALEVVGDKYRHKTQSMRSWCNENFESDEVKALFGSFASFVGLSPDDAGGGELCYLFSSIMQDGGNNVVKGGFVNLPMALANYLQSKGGQIMTSSRVKKILIENGQAVGVELADGKIIGARKLIASSTDPSTLILNLIGEDYIDPHLAKSIRRMEWGDAIFGIYLALNGPLEYKSGQEILSKTPQIHISPPGLEFFSKIYYECRSGKPPSNPLSIMSNDSMMDPTRVVTNEKNFNQHHLIKFLVLSVPYKIKNVESETGKENEWESFKDMYADQIINTINQNYMPNLTNSVLRKTIYSPVDYEKKPINSIRGTLASGAILPYQSGWMRPVPQLSNYKVPSVSNVYLCGSASHPGPGVSMAPGRNAARVILQDLGIDLRNIFAML; encoded by the coding sequence TTGAGCAATTCACCCTCTGTATATTATGATGCATTAGTTATAGGCGCAGGCCACAACGGGTTGACTTGTGCTTGTTATCTTGCAAAGGCGGGACTAAAAGTCTTGGTTTTAGAGGATTACAAATCAATAGGTGGAATGACACTAACCGAAGAGATAACTTTACCTGGTTTTAAATCCGATATTCATGCCTTTGGATATTCTCTTGCAACTGTGTCTCCTGTTCCCGATGAATTGAATCTCAAAAGTCATGGTTTTGAATTAATTTATCCTGAAGTATCAATATCACATCTATTTCCAAATAACCATGGATATATTACGATGTACAAGTCTCTCGAAAAAACATTAGAAAGCATTAGAAAATATTCTGAAAGAGATGCCCAGTCTTGGAAGAAAATATTTGATGAATACATGAGAAATCGAGATTCAATTGTATCAATGATTAATTCCCCACCGATTAATCCCTTAATAGAGGACTCAAGAAGTGATTCATCGGAAAAAAAAGTTACAACCGAGGCACTGGAAGTTGTTGGAGACAAGTATCGTCATAAAACTCAGTCAATGCGTTCATGGTGTAATGAGAATTTTGAATCTGACGAAGTTAAAGCATTATTTGGTAGTTTTGCTTCTTTCGTTGGTCTATCTCCGGATGATGCAGGCGGCGGTGAACTGTGCTATTTGTTTTCCTCCATCATGCAAGATGGGGGTAATAATGTGGTTAAAGGTGGATTTGTGAATCTACCTATGGCACTGGCCAATTATCTGCAATCAAAAGGGGGGCAAATAATGACTAGCTCTCGGGTCAAAAAAATATTGATAGAAAACGGACAAGCGGTAGGTGTAGAACTTGCAGATGGAAAAATAATAGGGGCAAGAAAATTGATTGCTTCTAGCACTGACCCGTCAACACTGATTCTAAATCTTATAGGCGAAGATTATATCGATCCGCATTTGGCAAAAAGTATTAGGCGGATGGAATGGGGTGATGCCATATTTGGAATATATCTGGCTTTGAATGGACCGCTAGAATACAAATCAGGACAAGAAATTCTCTCCAAAACACCCCAAATTCACATATCTCCTCCAGGATTAGAGTTTTTCTCAAAAATATATTATGAATGTAGAAGTGGTAAGCCACCTTCAAATCCTCTTTCTATCATGAGTAATGACTCGATGATGGACCCAACAAGAGTTGTCACGAACGAAAAAAACTTTAACCAACATCACCTGATTAAATTCCTTGTCTTAAGCGTGCCCTATAAAATTAAGAATGTTGAAAGTGAAACAGGAAAGGAAAATGAATGGGAGAGTTTCAAAGATATGTATGCAGATCAAATTATCAATACCATAAATCAAAACTACATGCCAAACCTAACTAATAGTGTTTTAAGGAAAACTATTTACTCTCCAGTAGATTATGAAAAAAAACCAATTAATTCTATTAGGGGTACACTAGCTTCTGGTGCAATTTTGCCATATCAATCAGGCTGGATGCGTCCAGTTCCACAATTAAGTAATTATAAAGTACCTTCTGTTAGTAATGTATACTTATGTGGATCAGCAAGTCATCCCGGACCTGGAGTATCAATGGCCCCTGGAAGGAATGCAGCACGAGTAATTCTTCAAGATTTGGGAATAGATTTAAGAAATATTTTTGCCATGTTGTGA
- a CDS encoding DUF202 domain-containing protein, with the protein MIDDNNDKQERTDRSQQYLANERTFLSWVRTSIALIGLDS; encoded by the coding sequence GTGATAGACGACAACAATGACAAACAAGAAAGAACTGATCGCTCACAGCAGTATCTTGCTAATGAAAGGACATTTTTGTCTTGGGTAAGAACCAGTATTGCATTAATAGGTCTTGATTCATAA
- a CDS encoding class I SAM-dependent methyltransferase → MVIDDAKMHEFIGKVVNEWGAAEGALITFIGDRLGLFKAMAESKSGLTYDELAKKTGTHPRIIKEWLAAQAAGGYVTYDSTSDTYTLPEEYAVALTDENSPVYVAGFYQSLVSLFKDEEKIIEAFKTGKGLGWGDHHHYLYEGTERFFKPNYVANLISNWIPSLDSVEDKLKKGGAKVADVGCGHGVSTILMARAYPNSSFIGFDFHKPSIERARDLAKKENLQNITFDVAKSTDYPGDDYDLVTFFDCFHDMGDPSGAARHVLQTIRKKNGTWMLVEPFANDKLEDNLNPLGRVFYSVSSIVCVPASLSENGPALGAQAGEERIAEIIKSSGFSKFRRATQTPFNLVFEAKP, encoded by the coding sequence TTGGTAATTGATGATGCAAAGATGCATGAATTCATAGGAAAAGTAGTCAATGAGTGGGGTGCAGCTGAAGGCGCATTAATAACCTTTATCGGTGATAGACTAGGGTTATTCAAAGCTATGGCTGAATCGAAAAGTGGATTAACATACGACGAATTAGCAAAAAAGACTGGTACGCATCCACGAATAATTAAAGAATGGCTGGCCGCTCAAGCAGCTGGTGGCTATGTTACCTATGATAGTACTAGTGATACCTATACACTTCCTGAAGAGTATGCTGTGGCTCTTACAGATGAGAACAGCCCTGTATATGTGGCAGGATTTTATCAATCATTAGTTAGCCTGTTTAAAGACGAAGAAAAAATTATCGAGGCATTTAAAACCGGTAAGGGATTAGGTTGGGGAGATCATCATCATTATTTGTATGAAGGTACGGAGCGTTTCTTTAAACCCAATTATGTGGCTAACCTTATCAGTAATTGGATTCCATCTCTAGATTCGGTTGAAGACAAGCTCAAAAAAGGAGGGGCCAAGGTAGCAGATGTAGGATGTGGCCATGGTGTATCCACAATATTGATGGCCAGAGCATACCCGAATTCAAGCTTTATAGGATTTGACTTTCACAAACCCTCGATAGAAAGGGCCAGAGATCTGGCTAAAAAAGAAAACCTTCAGAATATAACATTTGATGTAGCAAAGTCAACTGATTATCCCGGTGACGATTATGATCTAGTTACCTTTTTTGACTGCTTTCATGATATGGGTGACCCAAGCGGCGCAGCGAGACATGTTCTTCAAACGATACGTAAAAAAAATGGTACCTGGATGCTTGTAGAACCATTTGCAAATGATAAACTTGAGGATAATTTAAATCCTCTTGGACGAGTATTTTATTCAGTATCATCAATAGTATGTGTTCCTGCATCCTTAAGTGAAAATGGGCCAGCTTTGGGTGCACAAGCAGGCGAAGAGCGAATAGCCGAAATTATAAAGTCCTCAGGGTTTTCAAAATTCCGTCGAGCAACGCAAACTCCTTTTAACTTGGTATTTGAGGCAAAACCCTGA